In Propionimicrobium sp. PCR01-08-3, one DNA window encodes the following:
- a CDS encoding TetR family transcriptional regulator — protein MPRYSSPLREAQAAETRRRVLTAAASSFGELGYSRTSLAVIAERAGVSTETVKQSGPKSALLLAAFDQAFAGDEGEGPLHHRQLGTEAAPLQGEEFLAFHLGFIAYANAAVAKLWPRLLEAAASDHAVADRYTAQQENRHYDMLRSIEAYRQKGMCHSSRSDGELAAEFSFIISPEGYIQLVTESGWAEDAYLAWLIRAVHKLILED, from the coding sequence ATGCCTCGATACAGCTCGCCTTTGCGAGAGGCCCAGGCTGCCGAGACTCGCCGTCGGGTACTGACGGCGGCTGCGTCGAGCTTCGGTGAACTGGGTTATTCGAGAACGTCGCTCGCGGTGATCGCCGAGCGGGCTGGGGTCTCGACGGAGACTGTGAAACAGAGCGGACCGAAGTCGGCGCTGTTGCTGGCTGCTTTCGATCAAGCATTTGCCGGAGACGAGGGCGAGGGGCCCCTGCATCATCGCCAACTCGGCACCGAGGCCGCTCCCCTGCAGGGTGAGGAGTTTCTGGCTTTCCATCTGGGCTTCATCGCGTACGCGAATGCAGCCGTGGCCAAATTGTGGCCACGGCTACTGGAAGCCGCAGCGTCCGATCATGCGGTTGCCGATCGATACACCGCGCAACAGGAGAACAGGCACTACGACATGCTCCGCTCGATCGAGGCGTACCGCCAGAAGGGCATGTGCCACAGCTCTCGCTCGGACGGAGAACTCGCCGCAGAGTTCTCCTTCATCATCTCGCCGGAGGGATACATCCAACTGGTGACCGAGTCGGGGTGGGCCGAGGACGCCTATCTGGCGTGGCTGATTCGCGCCGTCCATAAGTTGATTCTCGAGGACTGA
- a CDS encoding transaldolase family protein: MTSYPMTFFVDSASRELAEPWLQSGIASGLTTNPTILKRAGARLSDVPEIYRWALGAGAEEVCFQTWGGSEDEWYSNAMRLREFAPDAVIKVPGTWRGAAVTSRLRKQGVTVLLTAGYTHQQIFIASVLGAKYIAPYFNRMKLAGRDALAEFGKMTAAIPQDGTDTLVLAASLKSGKDVSDLVGVGVRAFTAAPEVLDDLLRDDLVDSAVEAFEEDMRGLI; this comes from the coding sequence ATGACCAGTTATCCCATGACCTTCTTTGTCGACTCGGCGAGTCGTGAACTGGCCGAACCCTGGCTGCAATCGGGAATCGCCAGCGGGCTCACGACCAATCCCACCATCCTCAAGAGGGCAGGCGCACGCCTATCGGACGTCCCCGAGATCTATCGATGGGCACTAGGTGCCGGTGCCGAGGAAGTCTGTTTCCAGACCTGGGGAGGTTCCGAAGACGAGTGGTATTCGAACGCGATGCGGCTGCGCGAGTTCGCTCCGGACGCGGTCATCAAGGTACCCGGAACCTGGCGGGGAGCCGCGGTCACCTCCCGACTGCGGAAGCAAGGGGTCACCGTATTGCTCACGGCGGGTTACACCCATCAACAGATCTTCATCGCGTCCGTTTTGGGAGCGAAGTACATAGCCCCGTACTTCAATCGGATGAAGCTCGCTGGGCGTGATGCGCTCGCCGAGTTCGGTAAGATGACCGCGGCAATACCGCAAGACGGCACGGATACCTTGGTGCTGGCGGCCTCGCTCAAATCCGGAAAAGATGTCTCCGACCTGGTGGGTGTCGGAGTCCGCGCATTCACGGCGGCGCCGGAAGTATTGGACGACCTCCTGCGAGATGATCTGGTGGATTCGGCAGTCGAGGCCTTCGAAGAGGACATGCGCGGACTTATTTAG
- a CDS encoding sugar ABC transporter ATP-binding protein yields MEYALEAEGINKSFGGVKALVDVDLKVSPGEVLCLAGANGSGKSTIIKIISGVERADTGTIRVNGQPLPPGSAIDAVKAGIQVIFQDMSLFPNLTVAENIAISSRVANRSRTVTQKEALALARSIADQLGVKLDLDARVGDVSVADRQLVAICRALALDVKVLFMDEPTTALTWTEIQSLVRIVNGLRKRGVAIVFVSHKTEEVFMVSDRIEVLRNGKMVVEGPTGTFTPNSLIEALLGYLPNEDRIVSDLNPAAGEIPALRVTGLGVQDLFADVSFDVRKGEIVGLTGLLGSGRSEIAESIFGILPSDSGQIEVDGTRTVVRSVRDAIGAGIAYVPEDRLTEGIVLDQSIGVNLVSAALEKTAGFAGVLKPTAMKTATTDLVDRFAIKTDDPANPVSSLSGGNQQRVVLGKWMFTDPKVLILNGPTVGVDAGSKAAILQLLRDSASAGVGILVISDDLPELVSVCHRVLIVKRGRLVDEIAQEAISEEYVRERIYA; encoded by the coding sequence ATGGAATACGCTCTGGAAGCCGAAGGCATCAACAAGTCATTCGGTGGCGTAAAGGCCTTAGTGGATGTGGATCTCAAAGTTTCTCCCGGAGAAGTTCTTTGTCTGGCGGGCGCCAATGGATCTGGAAAATCCACAATCATCAAGATCATCTCCGGCGTGGAACGCGCCGACACCGGAACCATTCGGGTCAATGGGCAGCCGTTACCACCCGGCTCTGCCATCGATGCCGTCAAGGCCGGCATCCAAGTGATCTTTCAAGATATGTCGCTATTCCCCAATCTCACGGTTGCGGAGAATATCGCCATATCGTCGCGAGTTGCCAACCGGTCGCGTACGGTCACCCAGAAGGAGGCCCTCGCCCTGGCGCGCTCCATCGCCGACCAACTCGGAGTGAAGCTCGACTTGGACGCACGAGTCGGTGATGTCTCGGTCGCGGACCGCCAACTGGTGGCAATCTGCCGCGCACTGGCTCTGGACGTCAAAGTCCTGTTCATGGACGAGCCCACCACCGCTTTGACCTGGACCGAGATCCAGTCACTGGTGCGCATCGTCAACGGGCTTCGCAAACGCGGCGTCGCCATCGTCTTCGTCTCTCATAAGACTGAAGAGGTCTTCATGGTGTCCGACCGCATCGAAGTGTTGCGGAACGGCAAGATGGTTGTCGAAGGGCCGACGGGCACTTTCACTCCGAACTCGCTGATCGAGGCACTCTTGGGCTACTTGCCCAATGAGGATCGCATAGTCTCCGATCTCAACCCTGCCGCGGGAGAGATACCCGCGTTGCGGGTAACGGGACTGGGAGTCCAAGATCTGTTCGCGGACGTCAGCTTCGACGTCCGCAAAGGCGAGATCGTAGGGCTCACCGGACTCCTCGGGTCGGGCAGATCGGAGATCGCCGAGTCGATATTCGGAATACTGCCGTCCGATTCCGGACAGATCGAAGTGGACGGCACCCGGACCGTCGTGCGCTCGGTTCGCGACGCAATCGGCGCCGGTATCGCCTACGTTCCCGAGGATCGCCTCACCGAAGGAATCGTGCTCGATCAGAGCATCGGAGTGAATCTGGTATCCGCAGCGCTGGAGAAGACCGCAGGATTCGCAGGTGTACTCAAGCCGACAGCGATGAAGACAGCGACGACCGACCTGGTGGACCGCTTCGCCATCAAGACCGATGACCCCGCCAACCCCGTTTCGTCGCTTTCCGGTGGAAATCAGCAGCGCGTCGTGCTGGGCAAATGGATGTTCACTGACCCCAAGGTATTGATTCTGAACGGTCCGACCGTCGGAGTGGATGCCGGTTCGAAGGCCGCGATTCTCCAACTGCTCCGTGATTCGGCTTCGGCCGGAGTCGGCATCCTGGTCATTTCCGACGATCTGCCAGAACTCGTGTCCGTATGTCACCGCGTATTGATCGTGAAACGAGGACGCCTGGTGGACGAGATCGCTCAAGAGGCGATCAGCGAAGAATACGTCCGAGAAAGGATCTACGCGTGA
- a CDS encoding SIS domain-containing protein — protein MYESQEMIDTARDFVHREAEAVEVVVDQIGPEFVDFAKEVLAVKGKVIVTGVGTSGTVAHRFAHLLSVTGTPAFYLSPVDGLHGSLGVVTEDDLVIAISKGGESTELNEMLTRSKDRGASTAALTSSPDSSLAHVADHSVVVVSPNADLGGVVAMGSTLAHEAWGDALCMTLMRLSGYSWDKVLHSHPGGAVGLKSLDDIVQG, from the coding sequence ATGTATGAGTCGCAGGAAATGATCGATACGGCGCGGGATTTCGTGCATCGCGAGGCCGAGGCGGTCGAAGTCGTCGTCGACCAAATCGGTCCCGAGTTCGTGGACTTCGCGAAAGAGGTCTTGGCCGTGAAGGGCAAAGTCATCGTCACCGGCGTTGGCACATCCGGGACGGTCGCGCATCGTTTTGCGCACCTACTGAGCGTCACCGGCACCCCCGCCTTCTATCTGTCGCCCGTTGACGGGCTGCACGGCAGTCTTGGCGTGGTCACCGAGGACGACTTGGTGATAGCGATTTCCAAGGGCGGAGAATCCACTGAACTGAACGAGATGCTCACGAGGTCAAAAGATCGCGGTGCATCGACGGCAGCCCTGACGTCCTCTCCGGATAGCTCGCTGGCGCATGTCGCTGATCATTCGGTTGTTGTCGTCAGCCCCAACGCCGATCTCGGCGGAGTCGTCGCCATGGGGAGCACTCTGGCTCACGAGGCATGGGGCGACGCCCTGTGTATGACGTTGATGAGACTGAGCGGCTATAGCTGGGACAAAGTCCTTCACAGTCATCCAGGTGGCGCGGTGGGGTTGAAGAGTCTGGACGACATCGTCCAAGGATGA
- a CDS encoding ABC transporter permease, with product MSDIEQKQTSKTAQRKRAFNLAGQSGYTVGLTGMGVLVAIIFLVINPSVYGSILNVQSIAFSVPEIAILALAISVAMTTAGIDLSIVAVANLASLFVAVISTYGATVGWTDFLTTLIAVGGALLIGAVCGAFNGFMVATFKITPILTTLATMQVYSGIAIMATKGQAMYGSTNILLSLGTENLLGIPLVFWLFVLVTIMVAFIMSRTTFGVKITMMGSNPNASLFSGFRIPNLTIRTYLMTGILAAIAGIVMVSRTGAASASYGDSYLMLAITIAVLGGVNPFGGKRAIGGAAIAALVLQMISSGLNINGASPYIYQIIQGLILAGATVVAFERRRHAQRAIRTKARLSAADRKEAAINV from the coding sequence ATGTCTGATATCGAACAGAAACAAACCTCCAAGACCGCGCAGCGCAAGCGTGCCTTCAACTTGGCCGGACAGTCCGGTTACACCGTCGGTCTGACGGGTATGGGGGTGTTGGTTGCGATCATCTTCCTGGTGATCAACCCGTCGGTGTACGGCTCGATCTTGAACGTCCAATCGATTGCATTCAGCGTGCCCGAAATCGCGATCCTCGCGCTGGCGATATCAGTGGCCATGACGACCGCAGGCATCGATCTATCCATCGTTGCTGTGGCGAATCTGGCCTCGCTCTTCGTGGCGGTGATATCCACCTACGGAGCTACGGTCGGATGGACGGATTTTCTCACCACGCTGATCGCTGTCGGCGGTGCGCTGCTGATCGGAGCAGTTTGCGGTGCATTCAACGGGTTCATGGTGGCGACATTCAAAATAACGCCGATCCTGACGACCTTGGCCACCATGCAGGTGTATTCCGGCATTGCCATCATGGCGACCAAGGGACAGGCTATGTATGGATCCACGAATATCCTGCTGAGTCTCGGTACCGAGAATCTTCTGGGTATTCCGCTGGTGTTTTGGCTTTTCGTGCTGGTGACGATCATGGTCGCGTTCATCATGAGCCGCACCACATTCGGGGTGAAAATCACGATGATGGGCTCCAATCCGAACGCCTCTCTTTTCAGTGGCTTCAGAATCCCGAATCTCACCATTCGCACGTACCTGATGACCGGAATTCTGGCGGCTATCGCCGGCATCGTGATGGTCTCCCGGACCGGTGCTGCTTCCGCTTCCTATGGGGACTCGTACCTGATGCTGGCAATCACCATTGCCGTGCTGGGTGGCGTCAATCCGTTCGGCGGCAAGCGCGCCATCGGGGGTGCGGCGATCGCTGCGCTCGTGCTCCAGATGATTTCGTCCGGTTTGAACATCAATGGAGCGAGCCCCTACATCTACCAGATCATTCAGGGCTTGATTCTTGCGGGCGCAACCGTGGTCGCATTTGAGCGTAGGCGCCACGCCCAGCGCGCCATCCGTACCAAGGCACGCCTCTCGGCGGCAGATAGAAAGGAGGCGGCCATCAATGTATGA
- a CDS encoding ABC transporter permease — MNTDVNEQQSWPARVWSVIRGENNEGLLLLIILVLLLILQFSAPGSISLRFAADILRSGMVTLALALGLSMVITSGGMDVSFPAIAIFAGYATVVLLQALGLDGRVWPFLVAALMGLILGSLNAVLVARYRMETLIASLATQVIIRGALIAFVGSAYISTLPAKLGSVGTTSLFHMGGAPVNILIVPILLASVALWYVMNHTMFGRSIYAIGGDKESARRIGIRVPQVQVCIYLVAGTLAGMAGLTHVVLSQHASPFELVGTELNVIAAVVIGGTPDTGGRGSVKGTILGVILVSVLQNSLIRMGISSYWHTLVIGAVILLCVAVQARTMAMRTRTGKILEEAEV; from the coding sequence GTGAATACGGACGTCAATGAACAACAATCATGGCCCGCGCGGGTTTGGTCGGTCATCCGGGGTGAAAACAACGAAGGACTGCTCCTTCTCATCATTCTCGTCCTGCTGCTGATCTTGCAGTTCAGCGCGCCGGGTTCGATATCGCTGAGGTTTGCCGCCGATATCCTCCGTTCTGGAATGGTGACCTTGGCGCTCGCATTGGGGCTGTCGATGGTCATCACTTCTGGCGGCATGGACGTGTCATTCCCGGCCATCGCGATATTTGCCGGATATGCGACCGTCGTGTTGTTGCAGGCTCTCGGTCTCGACGGCAGAGTGTGGCCATTTCTCGTCGCAGCGCTCATGGGTCTGATACTCGGAAGCCTGAACGCCGTGCTGGTCGCCCGATACCGGATGGAAACGCTGATCGCCTCCCTCGCGACCCAGGTCATCATCAGAGGCGCGCTCATCGCCTTCGTCGGTAGCGCCTACATCTCCACCTTGCCCGCAAAGCTCGGCTCGGTGGGAACGACCTCGCTGTTTCATATGGGTGGCGCGCCGGTCAACATTCTGATCGTCCCGATTCTGCTGGCCTCGGTTGCGTTGTGGTACGTCATGAATCACACGATGTTCGGCCGCTCGATCTATGCCATCGGCGGGGACAAAGAGTCGGCTAGGCGCATCGGTATTCGTGTGCCTCAGGTCCAGGTGTGCATCTATCTGGTGGCCGGGACCCTCGCCGGAATGGCGGGGCTGACCCACGTCGTCCTTTCTCAGCACGCGTCGCCGTTCGAGCTGGTGGGAACCGAACTCAATGTGATTGCCGCCGTGGTCATCGGCGGAACTCCCGATACCGGTGGCCGGGGATCGGTCAAGGGCACCATCCTGGGCGTCATCTTGGTCTCGGTGCTGCAAAACAGCCTCATCCGCATGGGTATTTCAAGCTATTGGCACACCCTAGTGATCGGCGCGGTCATTCTTCTCTGCGTCGCCGTTCAGGCTCGGACGATGGCCATGCGCACCCGCACCGGCAAGATCCTTGAAGAAGCCGAGGTCTGA
- a CDS encoding aminotransferase class I/II-fold pyridoxal phosphate-dependent enzyme, with the protein MPSSSPIIGTARPALDGPWQRTAQFAGLLDSNGQLASTIFAEMTDLARRTGAINLGQGFPDTDGPRVVLDAAKAAIAQGINQYSPGRGEPGLLAAIAEHQQRFYGLEWDPASEIIVTAGATEALAATVLALVRPGDEVITFEPFYDAYAAAIGLAGGEHVTVGLVPPTFQPDLHELDEAFSDKTRMVIVNDPNNPTGAVFTSEVLQRIVDLAVRHNAIIVTDEVYEHLVFDAATHVPIATLPGARDRTITISSAGKTFSVTGWKIGWAVGPAELIRAVLTVKQYLTYVNGAPFQPAVAAGLRLDDDFYAGVAADLQRKRDILMDGLRRAGLEPFCPSGTYFVLVGTASIGFADAADLARKLPELCGVVAVPASAFVRPEHAERYRSLLRFAFCKQEDVLREAASRLATLR; encoded by the coding sequence ATGCCCTCTTCATCGCCAATCATCGGCACCGCCCGTCCCGCGCTCGACGGCCCCTGGCAGCGGACCGCTCAATTTGCCGGATTGCTCGATTCCAACGGTCAGCTTGCCAGCACGATCTTCGCCGAGATGACCGACCTCGCCAGGCGAACCGGGGCCATCAATCTCGGCCAGGGCTTTCCCGATACCGACGGGCCTCGCGTGGTCTTGGACGCTGCCAAGGCCGCAATCGCCCAGGGCATCAACCAGTACTCTCCCGGACGTGGTGAGCCCGGCCTGCTGGCCGCGATTGCCGAGCATCAGCAGCGTTTCTACGGGCTGGAGTGGGACCCTGCGTCCGAAATCATCGTCACGGCCGGCGCCACCGAGGCGCTCGCGGCAACCGTGCTGGCACTCGTGAGACCCGGCGATGAAGTCATCACCTTCGAGCCCTTCTATGATGCCTATGCTGCAGCGATCGGCCTGGCCGGCGGTGAGCACGTCACGGTCGGGCTTGTGCCGCCGACCTTTCAGCCTGATCTCCATGAGCTGGACGAGGCATTCAGCGACAAGACCCGGATGGTCATCGTCAATGACCCGAACAATCCGACCGGTGCGGTTTTCACTTCCGAGGTATTGCAACGGATCGTCGATCTGGCGGTTCGGCACAATGCGATCATCGTGACCGACGAGGTCTACGAGCACCTTGTTTTCGACGCCGCGACTCATGTGCCGATCGCAACATTGCCCGGCGCCCGCGACAGGACGATCACCATTTCGTCGGCCGGCAAGACCTTCTCGGTGACCGGCTGGAAGATCGGTTGGGCCGTGGGCCCGGCCGAACTCATCCGTGCGGTGCTGACGGTCAAGCAGTATCTGACCTACGTGAACGGAGCCCCCTTTCAGCCGGCCGTGGCGGCGGGGCTGAGACTCGACGACGACTTCTATGCCGGCGTGGCCGCCGATCTACAGCGCAAGCGTGACATCCTGATGGATGGACTTCGGCGCGCGGGCCTGGAGCCCTTCTGCCCCAGCGGCACCTATTTCGTTCTGGTCGGTACCGCGTCTATCGGGTTCGCCGATGCCGCCGATCTGGCCCGTAAACTGCCGGAGCTTTGCGGAGTGGTAGCTGTTCCGGCGTCCGCGTTCGTCCGCCCCGAGCATGCGGAACGCTACCGCTCGCTGCTGCGTTTCGCCTTCTGCAAGCAGGAGGATGTGCTGCGAGAGGCAGCGTCCCGTCTCGCGACGTTGCGTTAG
- a CDS encoding substrate-binding domain-containing protein, which produces MRKTRSTAAAAVAVAATLAFTGCSGGGTTANGSGGNDSQTVINIVKLSGGDWFNRMDVLDQEWAQQNPGWTVVQRAGDDASEEKQIAIINDAIPQKPLALTVVPNSPQSVEAVLKRAQDAGIIVVTHEAPDIKNASANIEAFDNNAYGAFQMDKLADCMGGEGQYAHIVGSLTVASHNAWAVGALEEAEANYPDITRVADPISSDENEDTAYQRAKELLSTYPDIKGFLGSASTDIAGIGRAVAEAGLEDSTCVIGTSTPSTAGELLKTGAVDVITGWDPGLAGQAMLEAVQILADGGTLEDGMNLNVPGYEAMTKDPDQEHNFYGNAWIAITPDNLDDYPF; this is translated from the coding sequence ATGAGGAAGACTCGTTCGACCGCCGCCGCAGCGGTTGCGGTCGCGGCCACGCTGGCATTCACTGGGTGCTCTGGCGGCGGCACGACCGCGAACGGCTCGGGAGGCAATGACTCCCAGACCGTTATCAATATCGTCAAACTGTCCGGCGGCGACTGGTTCAACCGCATGGACGTATTGGATCAGGAATGGGCTCAGCAAAACCCCGGCTGGACCGTGGTGCAGCGTGCCGGAGACGACGCGTCCGAAGAGAAACAAATCGCGATCATCAACGACGCCATTCCGCAAAAGCCACTGGCACTCACCGTGGTCCCCAATTCACCGCAATCAGTGGAGGCCGTCCTCAAGCGCGCTCAGGATGCCGGCATCATCGTCGTCACCCACGAAGCTCCGGACATCAAGAATGCCTCCGCCAATATCGAGGCCTTCGACAATAACGCCTATGGCGCCTTTCAGATGGACAAGCTGGCCGACTGCATGGGCGGCGAGGGCCAATACGCTCATATCGTCGGTTCGCTGACCGTTGCGTCCCACAATGCCTGGGCGGTCGGCGCTCTCGAAGAAGCCGAAGCCAATTACCCGGACATCACACGCGTCGCCGACCCGATCTCGTCCGACGAAAACGAGGACACCGCATATCAGCGCGCCAAGGAGCTTCTCTCCACCTACCCGGATATCAAAGGCTTCCTCGGCTCGGCTTCGACTGATATCGCCGGTATCGGGCGCGCCGTCGCCGAAGCCGGCCTCGAAGACTCGACCTGCGTGATCGGGACCTCCACTCCTTCGACCGCCGGCGAGCTCCTGAAGACCGGCGCCGTCGATGTCATCACGGGATGGGATCCGGGTCTGGCCGGCCAGGCGATGCTCGAAGCGGTGCAGATTCTCGCCGATGGCGGCACGCTCGAAGACGGCATGAATCTGAATGTTCCCGGATATGAGGCCATGACGAAGGATCCGGACCAAGAACACAACTTCTACGGCAATGCCTGGATCGCGATTACCCCGGACAACCTGGACGATTACCCGTTCTAA
- a CDS encoding ribulokinase, giving the protein MVMWTINMLGADRKEEFLKFYSGRLSSEWAFPKLLKLYEEAPDVFSAAAKVYELCDWLVSLLVGAECRGAAVAGYKETYQPTTGGYPDAKFLEELASGFSAVTAKLGSEFKAPGASAGTITSEWATELGLTPDTIIASSNLDAHVAALGVGISNPNEMLLVMGTSVCNLMMTRDFKEVRGVSGTVFDGLAPGYWAYEAGQSGVGDTFGWFVNNLVPERIQREAQAANSDIFSLLERRAQTMNPGETGLLCLDWFNGNRSTLQDGGLSGLVMGLTIGTRAEDVYRCLLEGAAFGQRQIFDAFADAGVEIERVVACGGIALKSPLFMQILADVLNRPVEVNSSMQGPAVGAALHAAVAAGETRGGFSSFEAACEIAPATAATYEPDPARSLRYAPLLKLYKQLYDEFGDKQPDRMHMLRDISAKASVH; this is encoded by the coding sequence ATGGTGATGTGGACGATCAACATGTTGGGCGCCGACCGGAAGGAAGAATTCCTCAAGTTCTATAGCGGCAGGCTTTCCTCCGAGTGGGCATTCCCGAAGCTCTTGAAGCTTTACGAAGAGGCACCGGATGTCTTTTCTGCCGCCGCCAAAGTATATGAATTGTGCGATTGGCTCGTTTCTTTGCTCGTCGGCGCCGAGTGTCGAGGGGCCGCGGTGGCCGGGTACAAAGAGACGTACCAACCCACTACCGGCGGCTATCCCGATGCCAAGTTCCTGGAGGAATTGGCATCCGGATTCTCCGCTGTCACCGCAAAATTGGGCAGCGAGTTCAAAGCGCCGGGTGCTTCCGCCGGCACCATCACTTCGGAATGGGCCACTGAATTGGGACTCACACCGGACACAATCATTGCCAGCAGCAACCTGGACGCCCACGTGGCGGCTTTGGGAGTGGGCATCTCCAATCCGAACGAAATGCTCCTGGTCATGGGAACCTCGGTATGCAATCTCATGATGACCCGTGATTTCAAGGAGGTCAGGGGAGTCAGCGGAACGGTCTTTGACGGTCTGGCTCCCGGCTATTGGGCCTACGAGGCGGGCCAAAGCGGCGTGGGCGACACCTTTGGCTGGTTCGTGAACAATCTCGTTCCGGAGCGCATTCAGCGTGAGGCGCAGGCCGCGAACTCGGATATCTTCTCCTTGCTCGAAAGACGAGCGCAGACGATGAATCCCGGTGAAACCGGGCTGCTCTGCTTGGACTGGTTCAACGGCAATCGATCCACCCTCCAAGACGGCGGATTGTCGGGACTCGTCATGGGCCTGACCATCGGGACTCGAGCCGAAGATGTCTATCGTTGCCTGCTTGAAGGTGCGGCTTTCGGCCAGCGCCAGATCTTCGATGCATTCGCAGATGCAGGAGTCGAGATCGAACGTGTCGTCGCATGCGGCGGAATTGCGCTCAAGTCCCCTCTTTTCATGCAGATCCTGGCAGACGTCCTCAACAGGCCGGTCGAGGTGAACTCGTCGATGCAGGGCCCGGCAGTAGGCGCCGCCCTGCATGCGGCAGTCGCGGCAGGGGAGACCCGCGGTGGATTCTCTTCCTTCGAGGCCGCATGCGAGATCGCGCCCGCAACGGCAGCCACCTACGAACCCGATCCCGCTCGCTCGTTGCGATATGCCCCACTCTTGAAACTCTATAAGCAGCTATACGACGAATTCGGCGATAAACAACCCGATCGCATGCACATGCTGAGAGACATTTCGGCGAAAGCGTCCGTGCATTAG